One Deinococcus psychrotolerans genomic window carries:
- a CDS encoding putative bifunctional diguanylate cyclase/phosphodiesterase, which translates to MIPTRGTDPTGSTEVALSTDEQLRLAALHRFAVLDTPPEPQFDHLVELAVRVFDMPMAQITFVDEDRQWFKANHGLAMSEGPRSESFCSVAIAQDGVMIIPDATQHEQFRTYPNVLGEPHIRSYAGAPLITLDGHKLGTFCVIGTEPRAFSEKEQELLASFAQMAMAELKLRQALHELSQMAMNDALTGLPNRVQFRQQLTEACRRADVSGEKVVVGLLDLDRFKLINDTFGHAEGDRLLKDIARRLKEATATSDVVARMSGDEFVLLLADVRSVADIALVTKRLEDSFAVPFLLGGQEVFVHWSLGLSVYPDDAKELDALLGHADAAMYRVKRAGGGHAAFQRQEDQRTTLQVERLTALHRALEQDELRLYFQPIVQAGSQAVVAHEALLRWIRPSGIVSPLDFIPLAETSGLIVPIGRWVLRQAVNAVKTGQLQKVSVNISALEIRQLDFMEHLRWILMESSVEPQRVLLELTESSLLEPRFAAVLKEINALGVQTALDDFGNGYSSLAALTNLPVQVVKIDRSFTAPIGEDTPAGKRALEVVRGIVTLVNALGLPTVAEGVETPEQADLLLKVGCTYFQGYLFGRPEPLP; encoded by the coding sequence ATGATTCCCACCCGTGGTACAGATCCCACCGGCTCCACGGAGGTCGCCCTTTCCACTGATGAACAGTTACGGCTGGCTGCCCTCCACCGCTTTGCCGTCCTCGACACGCCCCCGGAGCCGCAGTTCGACCATCTGGTGGAGCTGGCCGTCCGCGTCTTCGACATGCCCATGGCCCAGATTACTTTCGTTGATGAGGACCGGCAGTGGTTCAAGGCCAACCATGGCCTTGCAATGTCAGAGGGGCCGCGTAGCGAGTCGTTCTGTTCGGTCGCCATTGCCCAGGACGGCGTGATGATCATTCCCGACGCCACCCAGCACGAGCAATTTCGCACGTATCCCAACGTGCTGGGTGAGCCACACATCCGGTCTTACGCAGGTGCGCCCCTGATTACGCTCGATGGGCACAAGCTCGGCACCTTCTGCGTCATCGGAACGGAACCTCGGGCGTTTAGCGAGAAAGAACAGGAGCTCCTCGCGTCCTTCGCGCAGATGGCGATGGCCGAGCTGAAGTTGCGCCAGGCCCTGCATGAGCTGAGCCAAATGGCGATGAATGACGCGCTCACAGGTCTCCCGAACCGGGTGCAGTTCCGCCAGCAACTCACTGAAGCTTGCAGGCGTGCCGACGTCTCCGGGGAGAAGGTGGTGGTGGGCCTCCTGGATCTCGACCGCTTCAAGCTGATCAACGATACCTTCGGGCATGCTGAGGGGGACCGTCTTCTCAAGGACATCGCGCGCCGCTTGAAAGAAGCCACGGCGACCAGCGACGTGGTGGCCCGGATGAGCGGAGACGAGTTCGTGCTGCTGCTCGCTGATGTTCGCTCGGTCGCGGACATCGCTCTGGTGACCAAGCGCTTGGAAGACAGTTTCGCGGTTCCGTTCCTGCTGGGAGGTCAGGAGGTGTTCGTCCACTGGAGTCTGGGCTTGAGCGTGTATCCGGACGACGCAAAGGAACTGGACGCCCTGCTGGGCCATGCGGACGCGGCCATGTACCGGGTCAAGCGGGCTGGGGGAGGCCACGCGGCCTTTCAGCGGCAAGAGGATCAGCGGACCACCCTTCAGGTGGAGCGCCTGACCGCGCTGCACCGGGCACTCGAACAAGATGAGTTGCGGCTGTACTTTCAGCCGATCGTGCAGGCCGGGAGTCAGGCTGTGGTGGCGCATGAGGCGCTTCTGCGCTGGATCAGGCCTTCCGGAATCGTCAGCCCGCTGGATTTCATCCCACTGGCCGAGACCTCTGGGCTGATCGTACCGATCGGCCGCTGGGTGCTGCGGCAGGCAGTCAATGCTGTAAAAACAGGGCAGCTTCAGAAGGTCTCGGTGAATATCAGTGCCCTGGAGATCCGGCAACTGGACTTCATGGAGCATCTGCGGTGGATTCTGATGGAGAGCAGTGTCGAGCCCCAGCGAGTCCTGCTGGAACTCACGGAGAGCAGCCTGCTGGAACCACGCTTCGCCGCCGTCTTAAAGGAGATCAACGCGCTGGGGGTGCAAACAGCCCTCGACGATTTCGGGAACGGCTACAGCAGCTTGGCGGCGTTGACGAATCTGCCGGTGCAGGTGGTGAAGATCGACCGGAGCTTCACTGCGCCGATCGGCGAGGACACGCCTGCTGGGAAGAGAGCGCTGGAGGTGGTGCGCGGGATCGTG